TAACGCTACACATTCTTGTATTCTCATGCCTGAGCCGATTAGTGTAAGATACAGCATCTTTCTTTTTTCAGGCGAATATTCAAAGAGTCTGAGAATTTCTTCTTTTGTTAATGGATGTAGTTTTTCTCGAATTTTCTTTGGTCTTTTGACATTTTGTCTAAGGTCGATGGAATGCGCTCTAATTCCATGATGTGAGAAATAATAGGTTACGATCTGAAAGTACATGTTAATTGTCGCATGTGCAAGTCCGAACCCAACTAACCAGTTAACAAAATCTTGCAGTATTCCATAATATGCATCATCTCGTTCTTCTATTGGAATGGACTTTAGCTCCTGTGCAATGTTATCTATGGTTCTGCCATCGTATTTTACATTGCAAAATTGCTCAAAACGATGCAGGGCAGCTTGATAATTTTCTCTTGTGGAATACTTCAAGACTGAAATCCAATCAAAGAAGGATTTCTTGGTTTTTGGTTTAAGAAGAAATGATTGCACATGTTGTTTTGCTAAATTTCTTATTCCGTCACACTGTTAGCAATTCTGTGTCAAGAGACTTAGATCTTGTTATGTGATGTTTTACCATGCGTATAATGACCTCTTTTTACGGATAACTCCTTAAATTACGGATTGAAACATACCGATCACCATGTCAGCTAAAAATGAATCTTCATATTCAAAGACGATTTTTCTTGAAGATTTCAATGCATATCTAGCTGCAGCTAAAGTGAAAGATTTTCGTGAGGCAAACATATTTGCAAACAGAATTATGAGTAATGCATATCTTTTTGATTCAAAAAATTATGGATTAATGGGATTTGTTCTTAAAGAAATAGCTAATGATGGTACACTTGTACAGCAATCTAAGGATTCACAACTCCTCACAGAATTCTCAAAACAAACATCAAAATATTTAGAAAAATTATCGGCATTAGCTAATAAAGATTCAACAAATCTGAATGAGTTGTGGGAAGTTTTCAGTGATTCACTCCTAATGAATCGTGATTCGTTTATGACAAAAAACGAAAAAGTAGCATACAAAAAAACTAATGTAGAATTTTCGAATCAGTCTATAATTAAACTTCTACAGATACTTAAAGAAAATAAAAATTTGATAACATATCCATACAATAATTTATTCAAAGGTTTTTTGAACGAAATTGGTAGATATGTGAAAAATCATGGACTTAGTATTCAAGATGCACATATGGTCACCTTATTCATGATGATAAGCAGAATTGATGAATACGTAAAGGGTACCACACTTCTACAAGAGTTTCCAGACCGAGCAAAAAAAGAAATTTTGCCATCGCTAGAGAAAGTTTTGATAGTTGCAGAAAAAACTGCAACCACAAAAAATGAAGATGGGATAGATGATCTCTTGTGGGAATTAATTAAAAAATGGAGGTTGTACTTTTTACAATTCATGGAAATTCAGCGAGGAATTCCATTAAGAGAGGAAAAAGTTGTTGAAGAGCCAACTCAATCTAAACTCGTCGATGCGATAGCAAAAGAAATTGAAAAGGAAGTAGGTACAGAATAAAATGAAGCTAGCCACATTAATTTCCGAAGAAATAAAGACAAAATACCCTCATTATCAAGAACTACCATTATCTCATCAAAAAACAATAGCTCGTAACATTATAAAAAAAGCAATCGTATCAGCACTACCAAAGATTAACATCCCTACACCTCCGAGTCCATTCAAAAGAGCGCTACAAGAAATCAGAATGAGACGTCGCAGTGCGCACTATAAAAAAACACATAATCCAATTAATTATGATTTGTGGGAGATGATTTACAAATATAAAAAAAATCTATTAAGTGCACCTGCTAACGATTCAAAATTTGAGAGAATAGAAGTGGCTACGACAAATCTTACGAGTAGATCACATATGGCACAAAATAATATCCCTCTTTCAGTACCGGAATATGACCTAAATCAAACAACAACCAAAAACAAGTTTTTCAAGGTGATTACGGATGAGAACGCGTTTAGTTCAGTAACAAAAATTAAAGAAGAAATCAATAATTTTGAAAATCTATTAAATTCTTCACTGCAATATGTAGAAAAAAAGAAAATTTCTGAATTGAATATGCTTGTATTATATGATCTAAACAGATTTGTAGCATTTATTGAGAGGCTAGAAAGGTTTTCTACACTACCAAGAAACAAATCAAAATCAAAACCACTCATAAATGCCTCATATTCGATTTTACGTAACCATCTGTTTAATCTATTAAAGGAAAGCAGTCCACAAATTACATCTTCAGATCAATTAGAGAAATTCCTCTTAAGTGATGAAGACTTTAGGCTTCTTGATATTTCCCATCCATTTAGAGAAGGATTTACCAAGTTATTCCACCACACCTCAATCCCACTACTAAAAACTGTTGATCTTAAGACAGAAAAATTATCAAAAATTCTTTTAGAACAAGCCAGAAGTAATGATGAAAAACCCTTCCTTTCAAAACATACATTAGAATCACTTCATTCTGAAATCTTGAGAGAAATTTACAAAAATAAAGGTAAAATTGCCCTCATTTCATTACAAAGAAAATTTCTTTTTCAACCATATTCAGTTAAAAAAATCGTTGATAATTTGGAAAATGATGGTCTAATAATGCAAGAAAAAACAGATTCAGGCATCATCATTAGATTCAAAAATTCATAAATTATCTGCTAAATTTTTGCTGCAGATTAGCTCTAGCAATTATTACCAATACCACTGTAATTGAGATTTTTTTAAAACCATCAATATCATCTTCAGCTATGTCTTCTTCGTTGGCAAATTTTTCTATGATATCTTTGATGTAAGAATATCCACTAGTCAGCGCATTTGTGATTGTCTCTAGATTGATTATGGATGGTAAATCAATTTCATTTGTTTTGTTAGCTAGAAGTCCTTTTTTGGCCGTAAATGAGGCCGGAGTCTCTATGGAAAGTCTGAGCACTTTATTCTGTATACAAGGTAAAAATTTTCCGAAGTTAGACTCGTAATTATTTTTGTTTATTTGATTCTTAGTACATTTTATCAATAAATCAGAAATTAAATCCGAGATCACAAAATCATTGATTAATTCTTTCGTTGAATCTAAAAATTCAATTTCCTTATCACTCAAAAGCAATGTTGGTCACCATTACTAAGGCCATGAACCAAATTTAGGCATTTTCCCCCTCTCTTTCGTAAAGAAAAATGGAATTAAATTAATTATCGCGAAAATAATTCCAGCATAAATACTAACTTTAGAAAAAATATCTGCAGATTGTCTTTCTTTGGGAATTTCAAAATCTACCTGATATGTTGTTCCACCATTGATATCCCAGATTCTTTGTAGATTTTTATCCATAAATGAACTAGATTTTGCTTCTGGTGTTGTCACTATGTTATCGGCGGTTTTATCTAACAACAGAGTTATTTTTGGATTATTTGTGTTTATAAAGCCAAGTTGAATCTGTTCATTCCCATTCCTAAATTGAAGTATGTGTGAATACTCTTCGGTTGAAGGAGCACTATTTTCAAATCGAAATCTAACAGAGTGATGATAAGATTGTTTTTGATCAAGTTTTTCATTTAACTGAAAATTAAATGTCTCAGGTGTAGATGGGTTATGACATTGATTTTCTTTTGTACAGTCATATTTTTTTAGCAGAACAGTATTTTCATTAAATTCATTTAACTGCCAATCACCCGAATCAATTAGTTTCCCTTTGTATGGTAAGACCACAGCTAAATAAGAAGGAGTTGTGAAATTGATAAAATTTGGATAAAACTGGAAAATAATTTGATGTTGTTGAGGTATCAAATTGATGTAAAAATCAACATCCGGCCTTAAATTTTCAGCATATACTAATCTTATTTCATTTTTTGGAAAGATGCCAGTTCGATCTGGTTCAGCATTATTTCCTAAATCATATAACAAAACAATAGAAAATACAGCTGCACTTACTATGAATATGAAAAATCTACCTTTACTCATCATTATGCCTACTTTGTTACAGACAGATATTGTTAATGGATTTTTTCCTGCTGACGTCGTATTTACATATCAAACAATCTATTTACAAAATCCACAATAAGCTATGATTCATCTTTTAATTTCATTAACGCATATTCAATACCATGCGATCTAGATGCAAATCGTTTAGTCTTGATCTGACCATCTAACCATTTTAGCAAACTTTCATCAACCGATACACTGAATTTTTCTTTCATTTTGTTTATTCTCCTTTTGTTTGATTTATTCACCGTCTCCCAAAACTGGAAGTAACACTAAGTGAGGAAAAGTAATACTTAACTAGGAGTGAGTAGAAGTAATGAATAGTAATGCAAAGTAATCCTATTGGGCTCGAAATTTCAGAAGAAATGGCGGAAAGACTTGAGGTTTTTTGTGGATTTTGTGATAGAAAAATCGCAATCAGAAGTCTTGCAGAACATATTCGAATTGAGCATTCACACAGTTGACGGTATCTTTGGCAGAAACATGTCTGCTTCGATTTGATCAACTATTTTCTCACGTTCACGAATCCAATTCCAAATTCTGTTGCCATGAAAAAATACTGGATACATGAAAAAATTTACTAGATCTGCCATTTGAGCTTATCAAATCGTATCTGTAATGCTTCTTGTTGTTCAGGTGTTCCAAATTTTTCGACAAAGTAACTCCAAACGTCAATTTCAAAGTAAACAACATCGTTCATAGTAGCAATAATCAAAAATCCCGCAACCATGATTTGTAACACTGTTCTTGATACTTTGGGAGGATTTCGTTTCAGCATTTTTATGTCATGTGCGGCAGTAAGAATACCAATCATGGCAAGTCCTAATGGGACTCCAATAGCATAAGTTTGACTAGACAAGAGATCCAACATCAAATCAATCCTGCCAAAAGCTACTAAGGGAATAGTTGCGATTGAGTAAAACAGAAA
Above is a window of Candidatus Nitrosotenuis cloacae DNA encoding:
- a CDS encoding tyrosine-type recombinase/integrase; translated protein: MKYSTRENYQAALHRFEQFCNVKYDGRTIDNIAQELKSIPIEERDDAYYGILQDFVNWLVGFGLAHATINMYFQIVTYYFSHHGIRAHSIDLRQNVKRPKKIREKLHPLTKEEILRLFEYSPEKRKMLYLTLIGSGMRIQECVALRKKDFDLDYPKRIKT
- a CDS encoding ribbon-helix-helix domain-containing protein, producing MKEKFSVSVDESLLKWLDGQIKTKRFASRSHGIEYALMKLKDES